The Kitasatospora albolonga nucleotide sequence GTACACCCCGATCGTGATGCCGTGGGGGACCATCGCGCTGCTGGCCCTGGTCGTCCCGGTGCTGGCCGGACTGCTGGCCGCCGCCCTCACCAGCTCCCGGCTGAAGCTGGCCCGGCGGGCGGGGTAGCAACGGCGGGGTAGCGCGGCGGGCGGGGTAGCGCGCCTGTCCGGTGCGGCCAGGACACTCCGGTGCCCCCGGAAACGGTGGATCATCCGTTTCCGGGGGCACCAACGTGGTGTACGGCATGTGTGCGAGACAATGGCGGCATGGAAATGCCGAGGAATGACCGGTCGCAGGAGCATCCGCAGGTCCTTGTCGTGGGCCAGGACGGAATGGCTGTCGGCGGCGGTGCCAGTGACGACGAGTCGCGCGAGGTCCCGGTGACGGAAATGGTCGAACAGCCCGCGAAAGTCATGCGCATCGGCAGCATGATCAAGCAGCTTCTGGAAGAGGTCAGGGCGGCTCCCCTCGACGAGGCGAGCCGGGTCCGGCTCAAGGAGATCCACGCCAGCTCCGTCAAGGAGCTGGAGGACGGCCTCGCACCGGAGCTGGTGGAGGAGCTGGAGCGGCTCTCCCTGCCGTTCACGGACGACTCGGTGCCCTCCGAGGCCGAGCTCCGGATCGCGCAGGCCCAGCTGGTGGGCTGGCTGGAGGGCCTCTTCCACGGCATCCAGACCGCGCTGTTCGCCCAGCAGATGGCGGCCCGCGCCCAGTTGGAGCAGATGCGCCGTGCGCTGCCGCCCGGGATGGCCCACGAGGACGAGGAGGGCGGCGGGGACCCGCACGGCCCGATCCGCTCGGGCCCGTACCTGTAGTCCTGTCCGCAGCCGACCGGTGGGGCCCGGCACACACCGAGGCGGTGTGTGCCGGGCCCCACCGCGTTTCTGCGCGTCCGGTCCTGCTACGCCTCCGACGTGAGCAGCAGCACCTTGCCGATGTGGGCGCTGGACTCGAGCACCCGGTGCGCCTCGGCGGCGTCCCGCATCGGAACCGTACGGTCCACGACGGGCCGGACCACCCCGTCGGCGATCAGCGGCCACACGTGCTCGCGTACGGCGGCGACGATCGCGGCCTTCTCGCCGAGCGGGCGGCCCCGCAGGGAGGTCGCGGTGACGGCGGCCCGCTTGTTCAGCAGGGC carries:
- a CDS encoding peptidylprolyl isomerase; this encodes MEMPRNDRSQEHPQVLVVGQDGMAVGGGASDDESREVPVTEMVEQPAKVMRIGSMIKQLLEEVRAAPLDEASRVRLKEIHASSVKELEDGLAPELVEELERLSLPFTDDSVPSEAELRIAQAQLVGWLEGLFHGIQTALFAQQMAARAQLEQMRRALPPGMAHEDEEGGGDPHGPIRSGPYL